The genomic interval TCTCGGAGCGCCTCCAGCAGGCGCCGGCACCGGCCGGCGTCGTCGAGCCCCGGGCCGCCGAACCGCGCCGACCGCAGGCCGGGGGCGCCGCCCAGCGCGTCAACCTCGAGCCCGGAGTCGTCGGCCAGCGCGAGCGCGCCCGCCGTCCCCGCCGCGGCGCGTGCCTTCAGCAGCGCGTTCTCGGCGTAGGTCCGCCCGGTCTCGTCGGGAAGGGCCGCGCCGGGCAGCTCGCCCAGCGCCCGGATGTCGAAAGGCAAATCCGCGAGCAGGGCAGCCAGTTCCCGGGCCTTGGCGGGATTCAACGTCGCCAGGACGAGGCGTGGCCTAGAGCCGGAACGTCCGCTCGTCGCGCCTCTCGAGCGCCCGCCGCTGCAAGGCCACCAGGCGGCGGATGCCGACGCTCGCCAGCCCCAGCATCTCGTTGAGCCTCGCGTGGCTGAACGTCAGGCGCTCGGCGGTGCCCTGCACCTCGACAAACTCTCCCGCCCCCGTCATCACCACGTTCATGTCCACCTCGGCGGCCGAGTCTTCGGCATAGTCGAGGTCCAGGATCGCCAGTCCTTCGACGACGCCGACGCTGACCGCCGCCACGCAGTCGCGAATGGCCACCACCGGCTCGACGCCGGGCATCCGGCCCAGCGCGTCGGCGACGGCCACGAAGCTCCCGGTGATGGCGGCGGTGCGGGTGCCGCCGTCCGCCTGGATCACGTCGCAATCGACCCACACGGTGCGCTCGGCCAGCTTGCTCCGGTCGATCACGGCGCGCAGCGCCCGGCCCACCAGCCGTTGGATCTCCTGGGAGCGTCCGCCGGGGCCGCGATTCTCCCGCGGCATCCGTGTGTTCGTCGCGCGCGGAAGCATCCCGTACTCCGCCGTCACCCAGCCCAGCCCCTGTCCCTTCAGGAACTGGGGGACCTTGTCCTCGATCGAGGCGGTGCAGACCACCTTGGTCGCGCCGAACTCCACCAGCACCGAGCCCTCGGGGTGCAGCAGGAAGTCGCGCGTGATCGTCACCGGACGGAGCTGGTCGTGGGCGCGGCCGTCGGCCCGCGGCATCACGGATCAGCGCGGGCGCTCGACGAGCGCCCGCATCCGCTGGGTCCAGTAGCGCTTGTACTCGGCCAGGCCGGCCAGAATGGCGCGGGCGATCTCGTCGCGATAACGGCTGTCCCTCAGCTTCCGCTCCTCCCGCGGGTTGGTCACGAAACCGATCTCGATGAGGATGGCGGGCATGGCGGCGCCGCCCAGCACGTAGAAGCCCGCCTGCTTGACGCCGCGGTTGGGGATGCGCAGCGACTGGGTCATCGAGTCCTGGACGATCCCCGCCAGCCGCGACGATTCCATCTGGAACTCCGACTGCGCGAGGTCCCAGAGGATCGCCTTCACGGCGTCGACACGCCCTCGGGCCGCCGGCGCCTCCAGCTGGATGACGCTGTTCTCGAGCGCGGCGACCTGGCGGGCGCCGCTGTCCGTCGCCTCCGAGGACAGGAAGTAGGTCTCGACGCCTTCCGACACCGCCTGGCGGTGGGCGTTGGCGTGGACCGACACGAAGAGGTCCGCGCGCTCGCGGTTAGCCAAGCTGGTGCGATCGCGCAGCGGCACGAAGTAGTCCCCATCGCGCGATAACAGGACTCTGATGCCGAGCCGCTCCTCGACCAGGCGCGCCACGCGCCGCGTGATGGCCAGCACGAGGTCCTTCTCCATGAGCCCGGTCGGCCCCTGGGCCCCCGGATCGTTACCGCCATGCCCGGCATCGAGCACGATCAGGCGTAGCGGCGTCGCCTCGGCGCGCTCCTCACCCCCCTGCTCGGCGGGACGCCGGAAGTCCAGGACCAGCCGGTGCGGATCAGCCAGCGCCATCGTCTGCATCTCGCCGGCCGCGCCCTCGAAAATCACGCGCAGGACGACGTCGGGCCCGACCGTCTCCAGGCGCGCCTCGGCGACGAACCCATCGTGGATCTCCTCAACGCGAGCCTCGCCCGCCAGCGAGGCCACGCGGACCCGCGCCTCCTTCGGTCCACCCTGCTCGATCCGGTACGTGACCGGCCCCGACGTCTCCAGCACGACCCGCGTGAAGGAGGGGTACGACCGGAACCTCAGCTCCTTGAGGGTCACCGACTGGACGGCGGTCCGCGGCAGCGCCGAGGGGGACGCCGACGTCAGACGCGGCAACACCCGGCCCACGAACATCTCGGGTACCAGCCACACCCCCGCCTTGACGCGCACCGGCGCGTCGAGCACGAGCGGCTTGCCGTCGACGATCACGTGCGACCAGTTCCGCGTGAAGGTAACGACGTGGCCGGGGGTCCTCAGATAAGCGCGGGTGCTGCTGGCGGTGGTGTCGAGCCTGGTCTCGAGGCTGGCCGCGAGGCGGTCGAGCTCGACGTAGGTTCGCCCGTCATGCCGCACCGTCGGCAGGCCAGTCCCGGCGCCCGCCGCCGGGAGCAGGAGCAGGACGATCGCGAGGCCACACCAGAGCCGCATCAGGCGCCCATTGTAACAACGCCCCGGACGGGCCCGGATGGTTTAAAGGGATGGCCGAGGCCGGCCCTCACGGACTGGCGGAACCGCGTTACGAAGCGCGACACCTTCTATGAACTCGCCCACACGTGGGTCTGCGTAGACGCCAAAGGCGTCGACCAGCGTCCCGCGGATGCCGCTCCGTGTTTCGATGGCATAGATGATTGACATGTCATCGGGGTCGGAGACGCCCTCGAAGCGGTGATACTCCGCAATCATTGCCTGGTCCGCAGGGAACCTCTTCGCGCTCCCCACAGCCCGCAGCCCCCCGTCGACCACCATGAACTGTTCGGTGTAGCCCCGCCTAGTCAGATCGTCCATCACGCCGGCCAGGGTTACAGCTTCCGTCGGAGCTCCCTCAGCCATCAGAGGACGCCCGCCCCTGGCGCCCCCGGCAGGGCGCCGGGACGTACTCGACGGCCAGCCGTGTGCGGGTGGGCTGGGGGAAGAGGCCCATGAACTGGTACACCTCCTCGGGCATCTCCGTGCTGACCGGCAACCCGAGCGCCTTCGCTTCGTCGGCCGTAATCCCGTAATCGTGGGTCCAGGTGCCCGTGGCCAGCTTCTCGGCCAGCGCTGCGGCCTGATCCGCCGCCATCCGCTCGGCCAGGAGGTCCTGGATCGCCCGCCGCGCCTGCGCGATGGCCTTGCGGGAAACGTCGGCCAGGCAACGGCAGCTCTACCTGGAACGGACCCTGGCGGATGCCGGCCGCGTGGTACACCGCCCCCTCCTCCTCCTGGCACGAGGGAAGCTGGCGGCGCCCTTCGACGACCAGCACGTCCTCGAAGAGCTGCCCCTCGAAGTCGTCTTCCTCGACACCGGCGAGGTCCACGACGACGTCGACCGTGGTCGCGGTCTCGTACATGTCCGCTTCGGGCCGCCAGCGGGCTTGCACGAGAAGGCGCAGGCGATCGTTCTCCCAGATGTCGCCGAACGGCCACGTCTGGCCCGGAGCGCACCACCATCGCGTAGCGGTAACTCAGGCGTCGGTAGCGCATCGCCTGATTCCTGTACGCCTCATGTTCTCACTTACGCGGCCGCGGTCAATCAGACGACCGACGGGAGCACAGCGCCGGAGCGGCGGCCTCCGCGGAGGCGTCCCCGCGGCTCGAGGCCGCCGGGTCACGGCGCGCGCTCAGCGCACGACCAAGACGGGCCCTCGGGACCCGCTCAAGACGCCTTCGGCGACGCTGCCGAGGAGCAGCCGCGCCACCCCACCCGTGCCCCGGGCGCCCACCACGAGCACGTGGGCACGGGCCACGCGGCCGGCGGCCAGCAACTCGTCAACCGGGCGGCCCCAGCGGATCACGCCGCGCGCGCGCCAGCCCGCCCGCTTCAGCAGGGCCGCCGCCACCCCGAGCTCACGCCGTACCGCGCGCATCTGCTGCGCGCGTACGGCGGCCATCTCCCGCGCGAGCACGCCACGCACCCCAGCCGGCATAAGACCAACCGCGGCCACCCGCACAGGCTCGAGCACACGCACCAGCGTCACGAGACCGCCGCGGGGAGGCCGGAGCCTGGCGACGAAGGCGAGCGCGCGTCGCGCGTTGACCGAGCCGTCCAGGCCCACGAGGAAGCGACTGACCGCCCGCGGCCGGCCCCGGACGACCAGCGTGGAGCAGGCGGCGCGGCGCACCACACCCCGCGACACGCTGCCGAGCACGAGGCGCCCCAGCGCGCCGTGGCCGCGGGAGCCGACGATGATGGCGCCGGCGCCGCGGCTCTGGGCCAGGATCGCCTCCACCGGTGGCCTGTCCATCACGACAACGTCGGCGGCCGGCCACCGCCGCCGGAGCGCGCGAAGCGCCCCGGCGGCGACGCGATTGAAGCCCTTCTCGAGCGCGGCCCACACCGGAGCCGACCACTCCGCGGCGACTGCTGGATAGAACCGCGCCACCACCCCACGGGCCTGCGCCCGGGCCGGCCACGGAAACGCGCTGGCCACCGCCACAGCGGCATACCCGTCGGCCGAGCCGTCGGTCGCCACCACCACCCGGAAGCCCCTCGCTCTCGCCATCGGTCTCTCCTCGTCGTCACTGCCCCGGCGGCTTGTGCGCGGCGAGCGGTGCTCGGCTCGGGCCGCCACGAACGCATCCGCGCCGGCGGGTGCGCAGCGCAACTGGCAGGGGGAGCCTATCAGGGATCTGGCGAGTTAGCCGGCAGCATAAATTAGGATCCAGTGCTGCGGCTCTGCGGTCGACCGGAGGTGCGACACGTTTGTCATGACAGCGGCCCGCTTCGGGGGGGCGACGAAAATTCCCCTACGCACGACATGAGTGACCCGCGGAGCGCGCCACCCGGCGCACCGCACTCTCTGCGGCGGACACTCGGAGTCTGGCGAGTCTCGCTCACCGGCATCGGCGTCATCCTGGGCGCCGGAGTCTACGCCCTGATCGGCCCGGCCGCCGCCGAGGCGGGAAACGCGATGTGGCTCGCCTTTGTCTTGGCCGGAGCCACCGCGGGTCTGACCGCCTACACCTACGCTCGCCTCGGAAAGCTCCGGCCCAAAGACTCGCCCGAGTTTCAGTACACGGCCATGGCCTTCGGGCCAACGACCGGGTTCGTGGCCGGCTGGCTCATGCTGGCGGCCGACCTGCTCGCCGCGGCGACGGTCGCCCTGGGCTTCGGGGGGTATCTGGCGCATCTGGCCGGCACGCCGGTGGCACTGAACGCCCTGGGCCTGCTCGCCGCCACCGCGATCGTCCTCTACGCCGGGATCGCGCGCTCGGTTGGACTGGCCATCGTCCTGACCTTCGTCGAGGCGGCCGGCCTCCTGTTCGTGATCGGCATCGGCATACCCTTCTGGCCGGGGACCGACTTCCTCGAGGCCCCGCGGGGGGCGGGCGGGATCTGGAGCGCGGCCTCTCTGATCTTCTTCGCATACCTGGGCTTCGACGAGCTGGGGAACCTCGCGGAGGAGATGCGGCGGCCCGAGCGCGACCTGCCCCGCGCACTCTTCATCTCGATGGTCGCGACGACGGCGATCTACGTGCTGGTCGCGCTCTCGGCCACCGGAGCCGTCGGCTGGCGCGATCTCAGCGTCTCGGAGGCACCGCTCGCGCTCGTCGCCCGCCAGGCGCTCGGGGCCCGCGCCGACGCCGCGCTGAGCATCATCGCCCTCTGCGCCACCGCCAACACCGTCCTGCTGCTCCTGCTCTCCGCGTCTCGATCGGTCTACGGCATGGCCTCGGCTGGCATGCTGCCTGGCGCTCTGGCCGTCGTCAGCGGCAAGACGGCGATCCCCCTGGTCGCGTCGGTGGTGGTCGTGGGGGGCACCGCCCCGCTCGTCTTGCTCGGGGACCTGGCGAAGGTGGCGGCGATGACCGATGCCGCCGTGCTCTCGAGCTTTCTGATGGTGAATCTGGCGCTCGTGTGGCTCAGCACCCGACGCGCCATCGAGCGCCGCCTCGCCGACCGGCTCCTTCCGGGCGCCGGTGGGCTCCTGTGCGTCTGGCTTCTGACGCACGCTGGCTGGGTCGGGCTCGCCGCCGCCGGGGCGCTCAC from Candidatus Methylomirabilota bacterium carries:
- the rdgB gene encoding RdgB/HAM1 family non-canonical purine NTP pyrophosphatase yields the protein MATLNPAKARELAALLADLPFDIRALGELPGAALPDETGRTYAENALLKARAAAGTAGALALADDSGLEVDALGGAPGLRSARFGGPGLDDAGRCRRLLEALREVPEVERTARFRCVIALVHPGGAERVVEGVADGLILTEPRGRGGFGYDPLFYYPPLGRTFAELTPDEKAQVSHRARALRAARRLLSECYTAAFGD
- the rph gene encoding ribonuclease PH, producing the protein MPRADGRAHDQLRPVTITRDFLLHPEGSVLVEFGATKVVCTASIEDKVPQFLKGQGLGWVTAEYGMLPRATNTRMPRENRGPGGRSQEIQRLVGRALRAVIDRSKLAERTVWVDCDVIQADGGTRTAAITGSFVAVADALGRMPGVEPVVAIRDCVAAVSVGVVEGLAILDLDYAEDSAAEVDMNVVMTGAGEFVEVQGTAERLTFSHARLNEMLGLASVGIRRLVALQRRALERRDERTFRL
- a CDS encoding N-acetylmuramoyl-L-alanine amidase, with amino-acid sequence MRLWCGLAIVLLLLPAAGAGTGLPTVRHDGRTYVELDRLAASLETRLDTTASSTRAYLRTPGHVVTFTRNWSHVIVDGKPLVLDAPVRVKAGVWLVPEMFVGRVLPRLTSASPSALPRTAVQSVTLKELRFRSYPSFTRVVLETSGPVTYRIEQGGPKEARVRVASLAGEARVEEIHDGFVAEARLETVGPDVVLRVIFEGAAGEMQTMALADPHRLVLDFRRPAEQGGEERAEATPLRLIVLDAGHGGNDPGAQGPTGLMEKDLVLAITRRVARLVEERLGIRVLLSRDGDYFVPLRDRTSLANRERADLFVSVHANAHRQAVSEGVETYFLSSEATDSGARQVAALENSVIQLEAPAARGRVDAVKAILWDLAQSEFQMESSRLAGIVQDSMTQSLRIPNRGVKQAGFYVLGGAAMPAILIEIGFVTNPREERKLRDSRYRDEIARAILAGLAEYKRYWTQRMRALVERPR
- a CDS encoding phosphoribosylpyrophosphate synthetase; this encodes MAEGAPTEAVTLAGVMDDLTRRGYTEQFMVVDGGLRAVGSAKRFPADQAMIAEYHRFEGVSDPDDMSIIYAIETRSGIRGTLVDAFGVYADPRVGEFIEGVALRNAVPPVREGRPRPSL
- a CDS encoding universal stress protein, which gives rise to MARARGFRVVVATDGSADGYAAVAVASAFPWPARAQARGVVARFYPAVAAEWSAPVWAALEKGFNRVAAGALRALRRRWPAADVVVMDRPPVEAILAQSRGAGAIIVGSRGHGALGRLVLGSVSRGVVRRAACSTLVVRGRPRAVSRFLVGLDGSVNARRALAFVARLRPPRGGLVTLVRVLEPVRVAAVGLMPAGVRGVLAREMAAVRAQQMRAVRRELGVAAALLKRAGWRARGVIRWGRPVDELLAAGRVARAHVLVVGARGTGGVARLLLGSVAEGVLSGSRGPVLVVR
- a CDS encoding amino acid permease; this translates as MSDPRSAPPGAPHSLRRTLGVWRVSLTGIGVILGAGVYALIGPAAAEAGNAMWLAFVLAGATAGLTAYTYARLGKLRPKDSPEFQYTAMAFGPTTGFVAGWLMLAADLLAAATVALGFGGYLAHLAGTPVALNALGLLAATAIVLYAGIARSVGLAIVLTFVEAAGLLFVIGIGIPFWPGTDFLEAPRGAGGIWSAASLIFFAYLGFDELGNLAEEMRRPERDLPRALFISMVATTAIYVLVALSATGAVGWRDLSVSEAPLALVARQALGARADAALSIIALCATANTVLLLLLSASRSVYGMASAGMLPGALAVVSGKTAIPLVASVVVVGGTAPLVLLGDLAKVAAMTDAAVLSSFLMVNLALVWLSTRRAIERRLADRLLPGAGGLLCVWLLTHAGWVGLAAAGALTVAGLLIARRARPAG